Part of the Micromonospora tarapacensis genome is shown below.
CCCCGCCGACGGCTCGCAGCCGGTCGAGATGGAGATCGCCAACTTCCCCGGTGGCGGCATCGCGATGGGCATGTACAACTTCGACGAGTCCATCCGGGACTTCGCCCGGGCCTCGTTCCGGTACGGCCTGGACCGCAACTACCCGGTCTACATGTCCACCAAGAACACCATCCTCAAGGCGTACGACGGCCGGTTCAAGGACATCTTCGCCGAGGTGTTCGAGAACGAGTTCAAGGCGGAGTTCGACGCCGCCGGCCTCACCTACGAGCACCGGCTCATCGACGACATGGTCGCCGCCGCGCTCAAGTGGGAGGGTGGCTACGTCTGGGCCTGCAAGAACTACGACGGTGACGTGCAGTCCGACACCGTCGCGCAGGGCTTCGGCTCGCTCGGCCTGATGACCTCCGTCCTGCTCAGCCCCGACGGTCGTACCGTCGAGGCCGAGGCCGCCCACGGCACCGTCACCCGGCACTACCGGCAGTGGCAGAAGGGCGAGAAGACCTCGACCAACCCGATCGCCTCGATCTACGCCTGGACCCGGGGCCTGGCCCACCGGGGCAAGCTGGACGACACCCCGGCGGTCACCGAGTTCGCCAACACGCTGGAGCAGGTCATCGTCGACACCGTCGAGGCCGGTCAGATGACCAAGGACCTGGCGCTGCTCATCTCGCGGGACGCCCCGTGGCTGACCACCGACGAGTTCATGAACGCACTCGACGAGAACCTGGCCCGCCGCCTCGGCGCCTGAGCCCCGT
Proteins encoded:
- a CDS encoding NADP-dependent isocitrate dehydrogenase — encoded protein: MAKIKVNNPVVELDGDEMTRIIWKQIREQLILPYLDVDLHYYDLSIQHRDATDDQVTVDAANAIKQHGVGVKCATITPDEARVEEFGLKKMWRSPNGTIRNILGGVVFREPIIMSNVPRLVPGWTKPIIIGRHAHGDQYKATDFVVPGPGTVTITYTPADGSQPVEMEIANFPGGGIAMGMYNFDESIRDFARASFRYGLDRNYPVYMSTKNTILKAYDGRFKDIFAEVFENEFKAEFDAAGLTYEHRLIDDMVAAALKWEGGYVWACKNYDGDVQSDTVAQGFGSLGLMTSVLLSPDGRTVEAEAAHGTVTRHYRQWQKGEKTSTNPIASIYAWTRGLAHRGKLDDTPAVTEFANTLEQVIVDTVEAGQMTKDLALLISRDAPWLTTDEFMNALDENLARRLGA